A window of Devosia chinhatensis genomic DNA:
CAGCCTTTTGGCCATCATCATGTTCTGCTTCGGCTGGTCGGCGTCGAACATGAACTCGCTGTCAATGGAACCACTTGGCAACGTTGCGGGCACTGCGGCGTCCGTCTTCGGCTTCATCCAGACCGTTGGCGGCGCGCTGATCGGCTCGTATACGGGCCAGCTTTTCGACGGCACCACAGTGCCCACGGCGACCGGCTACTTCCTGATGGGCGTCATGGCGCTGGTCTGCATCCTGATCGCTGAAAAGGGCCGGCTGTTCGGCGTCGGAGAAGGCTATTCCAAGTCTGACGCCGCGCCGATCATGGACGCGCACTAAGACTTTTCGACCGGTCCCGGAGCTTCGATCTGGGATCGGTCGGAATAAATATGGTCTATGAGGCCCCAAGCCTGGGCCTCTTCCGGCTCCATGTAGCGATCTCGCTCCAGCGCCGTTTCCACCTCATCGTAGCTTCGGCCGCAATGGCGGGCATAGATTTCGTTGGTCCGACGCTTGAGCCGCAGGCTTTCTTCGGCATGGATCATGATGTCCGTCACCTTGCCCTGATAGCCACCGGAAGGCTGGTGTAACATGATGGAAACATTGGGCAAACTGGCCCGCATTCCCGGCGCGCCAGCAGCCAGCAGCAACGTCGCGGCGGAAGCCGCCATGCCCATGCAGAGGGTGCCGACAGGGGCCTTGATGAACTGCATCGTATCGTACATGGCCAGCGCCGCGGTCACCACGCCGCCCGGCGAATTGATGTAGAGATATATAGGCTTAGCGGGATTTTCGGATTCAAGGAACAAGAGTTGGGCGCAGATCAGGGAGGCCATGCCATCCTCGATCTGGCCGTTGACGAAAATGATCCGCTCGCGCAGCAGCCGGGAATAAATGTCGAAAGCCCGCTCGCCGCGGCTGGACGTCTCCACCACCATAGGGACGAGATTCATCATGTCGCGCATCGGCGACCTCCTTTGATTTTCAACGGTTTAGGCGACAACGCTAGGCAGCGCGCAGCATGGTGGGAGCACCGTCATTGCTGTTGGCAGCGGCCGGAATGCGGACCGGAACGTGGGTTAGGCGGAAGCCCGTACGGCCATTGTCCTGCGGGGTGAGCTCGATTGTCACGAGGCTCTCTTCGTCTCGCTCTTTCCAGCTATAGGTCAGCACCCTGTTAACGTTGACCGTCACCAAAGCCAGGCTAACGTCATCGGGCGGCTGCAACCAGTGATCGCGATATTCGGGGATGGTCAGCGCCCGCCAGATTTTCTCCGGCGGCGCATCGAGAATGGTCTCGAACACGACGGAATTCTCGGTGTCGGTCATTGATCCATCTCCCTGAGCAGGTCCTTGAGGCGATCGATCCGGCCCGGCCAGAAGTCGCGGTAACGCGCCAGCCAGTCATGCAGCGGGGCAAACCCGTCCGGGGTGATGCGATAGTGGATGTAACGCCCCTCCCGCCGCTCG
This region includes:
- a CDS encoding ATP-dependent Clp protease proteolytic subunit, producing MRDMMNLVPMVVETSSRGERAFDIYSRLLRERIIFVNGQIEDGMASLICAQLLFLESENPAKPIYLYINSPGGVVTAALAMYDTMQFIKAPVGTLCMGMAASAATLLLAAGAPGMRASLPNVSIMLHQPSGGYQGKVTDIMIHAEESLRLKRRTNEIYARHCGRSYDEVETALERDRYMEPEEAQAWGLIDHIYSDRSQIEAPGPVEKS